The following proteins are encoded in a genomic region of Cricetulus griseus strain 17A/GY chromosome 7, alternate assembly CriGri-PICRH-1.0, whole genome shotgun sequence:
- the Cebpzos gene encoding protein CEBPZOS gives MARTMEPLARKIFKGVLVAELLGVFGAYFLFQKMNSSQDFRQTMSKTFPFILEVYYKSTEKSGMYGIREKDQEKWLDSKN, from the exons ATGGCTCGAACCATGGAACCGCTGGCAAGGAAGATCTTTAAAGGAGTTTTAGTCGCTGAACTTCTGGGTGTTTTTGGagcttattttttgtttcaaaagaTGAACTCCAGCCAAG ATTTCAGGCAAACAATGAGCAAGACATTTCCCTTCATTTTGGAAG TTTATTACAAATCCACTGAAAAGTCTGGAATGTATGGAATTAGAGAGAAAGATCAAGAAAAATGGTTGGATAGCAAAAATTAA